Sequence from the Fulvivirga ligni genome:
TCAAGTCATTTTTAAAAGAAAATACACTTATAATAGAAGTGATAAATACAGGCCAGCTAAAAACGACAAGTGATAGTACCGGCATAGGTTTAAGAAATGCCTCTGACCGATTGAAGTTGCTCTTTGGTAAATTATCAGATCTTAAAATTGAAAACCTGGATAGTAAATCTGTTTCTGCCAAATTTACTATACCCTTAACTTAATATATTATGAAAGCGATAGTAGTAGATGATTCAAGGTTAGCCAGAAATGAGTTGAAACGCCTCTTGAAAGAGTTTGATCATATTAATGTGATCGGAGAGGCAGCGAATGCCATGGAAGCTAAAGAGAAAATAGAGACGGATAAGCCTGATATGGTATTTCTGGATATACAAATGCCAGGTAAAAATGGATTTGAGCTACTTGAGGAGCTGGAATACGTTCCATATGTGATCTTCACGACTGCCTATAATGAATACGCTATTAAAGCTTTTGAATATAATGCGTTGGACTACTTACAAAAACCTGTTCAGAAGGATAGGCTAGCTGGTGCAATAAGTAAGGTATCGGAAAAGAAGAAAAGTGAAGAGCAGGCTGATACCGAAGATAGAATGACGGCGAATGATCAGGTGTTTGTAAAGGATGGTGATAATTGCTGGTTTGTACAGTTGGCCAATGTGAGAATGCTTGAGGTGGATGGAAATTATACTAAACTCTATTTTGACGATCAAAAACCAATGATTCCTAGGACGCTAAACTATCTGGAGTCAAGATTAGATCCTAAAACTTTCTTCCGGGCTAACAGGCAGCAGATCATTAATCTAAAATGGGTAGAAAGAATAGAGCCATGGTTTAGCGGTAGTATTAAAATATATATGAAGGGCGGAGAAGAGGTGGATGTTTCACGCAGACAAACGCAGAGATTTAAGGAGCTAATGAGTTTCTAACTCTATGAGTTGCAGAATTTGACGATGAGTTGCATCCCAAAATGGGACAGGCGTGTCGTATATAGGAAAATTTTCTAAAGTGGAAATGCATTTCTAGGGTCTGAAGGGTGTTTTGTCAGCTGGCATAGTTCTTATTTAAGAGAAAACAAATAGGAACTAAAACTGAATTGATATGATACCTTTGGACGATTTCAAAATTTTACCTTTCGACAAAAAATGTGACTTTATAACGGTATTCGCGGACTACCTTATCTACAGAACTGAAGATGATAATAAGTTCTATTTATATTATCTAGGTGGCTACTTTGTAGAGGTATGTTACGCTCCTTACGAGAATAAAGTATTGGGAATCAATGCATTTGACACTACAGATGACCTTGCTCCTTACTTGAATGATATTCAAATTGGAGAGTTAGCTTTCTAAGATTACTTTTTCCCTGTTATTCCAGACAGGATTTCAATGGCTTGATTAACTGTGAGTACGTTTTGAATAGTTAAGATTAACTTATCCTTGACCTCTTTTAATCGGCATGTTTTAGCATTGGTTTGTACGTAAGCGAGGATACGACCAAAGGTTTCAGATTTAAAATATTCTTCCTTATCTGAGCTTACGAAATAACCTTTCATCTTTTCACCTTTAAGCGTAAGCTTTTCAAAGCCTAGCTGTTCGGCTAACCATCTTAATCTCACGGTTTCAATGAGTTCTTTTACTGACTCTGGTAAAGGACCAAACCTATCCTTAATAGATTCTGTAAAGGCTTGAAGTTCCTCTTCAGTTTTAATATTGTCTAGTTGAGAATACAAGCTTAGTCTTTCGGAAATATTGCTTACATATTCATCCGGAATAACTACTTCCAGATCCGTTTCAATATTACAGTCTTGAACAAGGACCTTTGCAGCTTCTGACAGTTCTTTTACGAAAAGGTCTTTAAACTCTGTTTCTTTTAGCTCTTGTACTGCCTCATCCAGTATTTTGTGATACATATCAAACCCAAGGTCTGAGATAAATCCACTTTGCTCCGCTCCTAATAGGTTTCCTGCTCCACGAATATCTAAATCTCGCATGGCCACTTTAAAACCATCGCCAAGATCAGAAAATTCTTCCAACGTACTTAGTCGCTTTCTTGCATCTGACGAAAGCGCTATGGTAGGAGGTGTTAATAAATAACAGAAGGCCTTCTTATTGCTTCGCCCTACTCTACCACGCATTTGGTGTAGATCTGAAAGGCCGAACATATGAGCCCGGTTTATAATTATGGTATTGGCATTCGGAATATCCAGCCCAGATTCAATGATGTTAGTAGATACCAAAACATCATACTCACCCTCGATGAACTTCATCATGGCTTTTTCCAAAACAGGGCCATCCATCTGACCATGAGCAATTCCAACTCTTGAATCTGGAACCAATCTAAGGATGATATTTGCGACCTCTTCAATGTCCCCCACTCTGTTATGCACGAAAAACGCCTGCCCCCCACGTCTTAGCTCAAAGCTGATGGCATCTCTCACCACTTCTTCATTAAAGGTATGAAGCTCTGTAGTAACAGGTTGCCTGTTTGGTGGAGGGGTAGAAATGATACTTAAATCTCTCGCTCCCATTAAAGAGAAATGTAGTGTTCTAGGTATAGGAGTAGCCGTTAATGTTAATGCATCTACGTTTACACGCATTTCCTTAAGCCTCTCTTTCACCTTTACACCAAACTTTTGTTCCTCATCAATAATCATGAGCCCGAGGTCCTTGAACTGAACATCTTTGCTAGCTATACGATGAGTTCCAACTAGTATGTCAGTAGTTCCTTCTTTAACTCTTTTCAGAGTGTCTTTAATCTCTTTAGTAGATTTGAATCTATTGATGTATTCCACCTTCACAGGGAAATTCTCTAGCCTGGCTCTGAAGGTGTTATAATGCTGCATGGCTAGGATAGTGGTAGGCACCAAAACTGCAACCTGCTTGCTATCAGTTACTGCCTTAAATGCCGCTCTTATAGCCACTTCTGTTTTTCCGAAGCCAACATCACCACACACCAGCCTATCCATAGGGTGCTGCTTCTGCATGTCTTCCTTTACATCTTCAGTAGCTTTCGCCTGGTCAGGGGTGTCTTCATATATAAAGGATGATTCCAATTCGGCTTGGAGGAAACTGTCTTTAGTAAAAGCATAACCAGGTGCTTTTTTACGTTTGGCATATAGCTCAATCAGGTCTTTGGCTATATCGGCTACCTGCTTTTTAACTTTCTTCTTCTTGTTTTCCCATTCTGGAGAACCAAGCTTGCTGATAGCAGGAGGTGTTCCCTCTTTCCCTGTATATTTTGAAATTTTATGGATGGAGTGAATGCTTACATAAAGTAAATCATCATCTCTATATATAAGTCTAATGGCTTCTTGCTCTTTACCATTAACCTCTCTCTTTTCCAGTCCGGCAAATTTTCCAATACCATAATCAATATGGGTAACAAAATCGCCTGGTTGCAGCGTTCTTAGTTCTTTAAGAGTTAGCGCCTTAGACTTCGACTGACGGTCTTTAGTTTTATACCTATGAAATCTTTCAAACAGCTGGTGATCAGTATAGCAAGCAATTTTCAAGGTGCTATCAATGAATCCTTCTCTCAAACTGATATTGAGACCCTGAAAGTCGCTGTTATGGTCTATTTCTTCAAAAATAGATTGAAGGCGGTTCAGTTGCTGCTGTGAATCAGATGCTATGAGTGTGGTGTAGCCTTGATCTTGATTATCAGATAGATTCTGAGCCAGCAGTTTAAAATCTTTATTAAATGAAGGCTGAGGTTCTGCTTCGAAGCTGTAAGTTTCGCCTGCTTTGAAATAAAAACGATTACCAAATTCTATTTTTGACAATTCAGTGGTTTGAGCCACAAAACTTTTTGCTGTCTCAAAAAGATCTTCCGGCTTTAAAACAATCTGAGTATCACCACTTTCTTGCAATATCTGGTCAAAACTGCCTTTGGCCTTTTCAAAGTAAGCATCAATAACATCAAGTGTCTGCTGATGATCTTTAAACCATATTTTGGTATTTCTTGGCAAGAAATCTATGAAGCCTTGCCTTTCCTCTGATATGAGTTTGGTCTGAACATTTGGGATTAAATTAATCTCCTTCACTGTTTCCACAGAAAGCTGTGATGAAGGATCAAATGTTCTTATGCTATCTATTTCATTACCAAATAGTTCTAGTCTATAAGGTAGGTCCTGAGCGTAGCTAAATATGTCTATAATACCACCACGAACTGAAAATTGGCCTGCTTCATATACGAAATCAGTTTTTTCAAAATCATAGGTAAGTAACAGTTCACTTAAAAATTCGATATCCACTTCTTCCCCCACCTTAGCTGAAAAGGTATTCTTAAGAAGTGATTTTTTGTTGATTACTTTCTCCGTTAATGCTTCTGGGTAGGTCACTATAATCTCACCTGTAGAAGCCTTATGGTTTACACGGTTAAGAATTTCGGCCCGCATGAGCACATTGGCATTTTCTGTTTCCTCAAACTCATACGGTCTTTTATATGAGGTAGGGAAAAAGAGAATTTCTTTACCTGAAAGTAGGTTTTGTAAATCGTTATGAAAGTAGGCGGCTTCTTCTTTATCATGAAGCACAACCAGGTGGTTTTGGTGATTGATCTGATAGAGCGAGGCCACCAAAATAGCATCTAAACTCCCTCTTAATCCTTTTAACTGGACGCAGTTATCCTCATTAGGCTTGATTACCTCAGCCATAGTTTGAATAATACTGTCCGCCTTATATAACTTAAGTAGTTCTCCTGCTTTCACTCAGCTATCAACAAAATTGAAGGGCCAAAGTTACTGAATAATAAATGAGTAGGCAGGTAAGCGTATTAGTTTATTGTTAAAAATGTTATTGGTGGTGCTCGTGAATTATATTTTGAATTTGATGCATATGTCTAAGGTTGTGAGCGGTGTAAAACCAGATACTATCCCCGAGATAGAATTTTAGAATAGGTCCTAGTGCAGTCTTTACCTTGAATGCTCTCAAGTTCTTCTGCTCAATTTGCTGAATGATCTGCAGGGTTCTTTTAATGTTTTGTTCAAATTGTTTTAAAACATCACTTTTCACCTCATTGAGAATGGGATCAAGCTTTTTGAAGGTCTTCATTTTATTTTTGAGCTGTCCATCTGTAGTTGGTTCCATGCCTTTCGCAAAATAGGCGGCAATCCAGCTTGTTTTGAAATTGCTCTTTTTCTTATCTAAAGGCGGAATAAGCTTAGGCTCTATCTGTTCAAGATAAACTTCCATTGAGATATTCATGTGGTGCAGACAGTCCAACACGCTCCAGCCACCACTGCTCTTTGCTTCTAGTTCATTACTCGAAAGGGTATGAAGGCCTGCGGCAAATGACTGTAAGTTAAGATTATCCTGTGTTAATTTATTGATGAGAGTTTCCTGATCCATGTTTCTATATTTTTCTTAAAATTAGTGATCACTTTCTAATTGCAGATTGATATAGATCAAGTTCGCCTATCGGCATTTTTTCCTTAGTCGGCTCAGAGTTTCGGGCGTCATGCCCAGGTAAGAGGCCAAATACTTTTGAGGAACGAGCTGAAAAATATGTGGACTTTGAGTTCGTAGTCTTTCAAATTTTTCTTCAGCGGTATAAGATCGAACTTCAAGCTGTCTTTTAGCCATACCAATGAGTATTTTCTCATTGAATTTTCTGCCCCAGCGCTCTACACTTTTAAACCGATCAAACATCATGGTTAAGTCTGAATACGAAATGCGCAATAAGCTACATTCTGTAAGTGCTTGCAAAGACCATTCTGATGGAGTTTGGCTTAAAAAAGAGTCATAAGCTCCGGAATAGTCATCATCATAAGTGAAGCCAACGCAGGTTTCCTCACCATCAATTAAATAAAAGCCTCTTAAAACTCCCTTCACTACATAATAAAAGAACTTTTCAATACTTCCTTCTTCTATCAGATATTCGCCTTTTTTTAAATCATAAGATTTCCAATATTGGCTAAACTCAAGCCAGTCATCATCTGGCATATCAGAAAGTAGTTTAACGTATTTATGGAGCTGGCTCAGGCCGAAACTATTTCTATCTTTGCTGGGCATAATTGGATTAAAAATACTAAAAACTACTGAATGGATGATTTCTTATCTATTACAAGAGTGTTAATTTGGACGTGCCTGGTCTGTACGATTGTAGGACTTTATAGGCCTGTGATTATGCTTTGGTGGATGGAACGTCAAAATAGATGGAAAATCTTAGAGACTTATGGGTTGGCCACAGTGGTGGTATTTGTTATACATTACCTTATGTTGATCATATTTTCCTAAGCCTTTTCAGTAATTGCTATTACCTTTTGATTATTTAAATCCGTAAAGGCAAAAAGATACAGATCTCCCCCTTCCTGCAAGCCTGTTTTTTTTCTAATACTTTTTACTTCCTCAGGAAAATTGCGAGTGGTAATATTAGCTTTCTTAGAACCCAATGCGCTCAAGATCTTCTTCTTATTATAAGGAACGGTTGATTTCACCTTGAATTTTCTCCCAGGAAAATCATCAACTAATTCATTGCTTGTATATAGGTGAGTGTTAGGATGCATCTTTTTTACTGGGAATGCATGTGTAAGCATATTAAAGGCACCAGCTTTCATAACACTACTATTGGGCTCATATAAATACCCTTGAAGCTCTCCATAATTAGCCTGACAATTGACCTCTTCTGAATGATGGAATGAAAAAGTTTGCTCGGAATTACCATGGAGATTTACCGTATGAGTTTTGGCTACCCCAGAATGGTCAAAATCAATATGATAAAGCACCTCTTTACATTCATTGTTAACCGATACGATGTGGACAGCTTTTACATAATCCAGGCTTTTCAGCGCCAGATGAATATCCAGCATAGGTGAGGTTTTTATAAGGATCTCCTTGGTCTTTCCTTTAAGCTGATCGATTACTAGTGTTACATCGGGCTCACAGTCTTCGAGCAAAACTACTTTCTGGCTATTCTCATCTCTGCGGGCAGGGTCAATATACACCAAATCAGTATTTTCTATACTTTTCAATAACGGTATTGATTCTTCGTTGCAAACGGAGATATTATCAGATCCTAAAGCATGAAAGTTGTGAGCTGCAATTTCGCAGAGATGCATCTGCCTTTCCACATAAACGGCTTTTTCAAAACGCTTACTTAAATAGTAACAATCAATACCATAGCCGCCTGTTAGGTCATACATTCTATGCCCCTCAACTAATTGGGCTTTATATAAAGCAGTGGCTTGCGAAGAGCACTGCTCCATGGATATCTGAGGAGGAAAAACAATATTGTCTGCCTGATGCCAGTCTGGAAGCTTGCTTTTAGCTCGCTTTCTGGAAGCAATCTGCTCAGCTACTAACTTCACAGGCACACCGCAGACTTCTTTAAATTTTAGTGAAAGTGAAAAAGGATCATGATTTTCATGATCCTTTATAAATTGTTGTACTTCTGTTTGAAGAAGCAGGTCTATCATTAATAAACTAAATTATTGGCGGCTAAGAATTCTGCAATTTGAACGGCATTCGTAGCAGCTCCTTTTCTTAGATTATCTGCCACCACCCACATATTTAATGTGTTTGGCTGAGACTCATCTCTTCTTAATCTTCCGACAAAAACTTCATCTTTTCCGTGAGCATTTAATGGCATAGGGTAAACGTTGTTGGCTACATCGTCTTCTATTACTATACCAGGAGTCTTGCTCAATAGCTCATAAACTTCCTTAATGTCAAAATCCTTGTGGAATTCTACATTTACAGATTCAGAATGACCACCCATAACAGGTAGTCTAACGGCTGTTGCAGTTACTGCAATTGACTGATCATCAAGGATTTTCTTTGTCTCATTTACCATTTTCATCTCCTCCTTAGTGTATCCGTTTTCCTGGAATACATCTATATGAGGAAGAACATTCATATCTATTTTATGTGGGTACACCTTGGCAGTTTCATTGCCTGATCTTTCCCCCATAAGCTGATCTACTGCATCTTTTCCTGTTCCAGTAACAGACTGATAAGTAGATACAACCACTCTCTTTATTTTATATTTTTTGTGTAAAGGAGCTAACGCTAATACCATCTGAATGGTAGAGCAGTTCGGATTAGCGATGATTCTATCATCTATTCTTAATGCTTCAGCGTTAATTTCAGGCACAATAAGTTTGTGGTCAGGGCTCATTCTCCATGCAGAAGAATTGTCCACCACTATACAACCAGCCTCAGCGAATTTCGGAGCCCACTCTAATGATGTGCCTCCGCCTGCTGAAAATATAGCTACATCTGGTTTATTAGCAATAGCATCTTCCATACCAATCACCTTATAGGTCTTACCCTTAAAAGTGTATTCCTTACCTACAGACCTTGGTGAGGCTACGAGAAATAATTGGTCGAATTGAAAATTTCTTTCATCGATGACTTTTAGTACCTCCTGGCCAACTAAACCAGTGGCACCGACTACTGCTAATTTCATGTTTATTGTTTTTTATAAAATTGGACCCAAAAATAGTGTTTTTATACATTTTATGTGGTATTTTATTATAAATGAATAGATTTATTTGGCATTTATTTCTTTCAGCCAATATTATACTGTCATTTATAATTAACCTAAACCCTTGCTGTGCACAGGTATACGATGATTTTTCTGATTCTGACTTTCTGAATAATCCTTCCTGGCAAGGTAGTGATAATTTGTGGCAGGTAGCTAATGGCATTTTACAGTCTAACAGTGACGGTGCGGCTACTTATTATCTTTCCACAGGAAATCAATTAGCTGAAGATGTAGAATTTGAATTTTTAATAAACCTTAAATTCGCCACCTCAGGGGCTAATTATGTTGATGTTTTCCTCTTATCAGATAGTTCAAATCTTCTGCAAACAAAAAATGGATACTGTCTGAGATTGGGTGGAACCAATGATGCTGTAAGCCTTTTCAAATTGCTCAATGGTGCATCTTCAATTCTAATAGAGGCCGATGGTGTTATTAGCAGTAGTTCGGATAATCCCTTTCAAATAAAAGTGATTCGTGATACTGGCCTTTGGACCTTAATGCTAGATAAGGGGTATACAGGTGTTTATGATTCCATCGGATCAATTGCCGACTCTGATATTAACACTACTTCTTCCTTTGGCTTTTTAATAAAGCAATCAACAGCATCTGCTCCTAAGCATAACCACTTCTTTGACAATGTCATTGTTCAAGAAATAGGTGCTGATAGAATCCCACCATCTATAGTTAATGTTGATTTTATTGCAATGAATAAGGTGAGCATCGAATTTTCTGAGGAGGTGCTACAATCCACGGCTGAGGAGGTTGCTAATTATAAAATAGACGATGCACTACCCTCTCGGGCTGAGTTGGAGGATTCTGGATTGAAGGTTGAATTGACATTTGACCATCCTTTTGTTGAGGGTACTTTATATCAAATGTCTGTTGAAAATATTGAGGACTTACTAAGTAATAAGTTGGTGCCGTTCCATGACGAGCTTACCTTTTATCTTGCCCAAGAAGCTGATTTCAAAGATTTGATTATCAATGAAATAATGGCTGATTACGAGCCTTCAGTGGGCTTGCCGACTTCTGAATTTGTAGAGCTTTATAATCGAAGTGAAAAAACTATTCATCTTGATAATTGGTCCCTGAGTGATGCATCTTCTTCTGGCGTAATTTCTGAAAGCTATTTGCTGGCAGGTGAATATGTAATACTATGTCCTGAGGGTTTTGAGCTTGAATACTCAGATTACGGCCAGGTAGCCACGGTAGATCCCTGGCCAAGCCTTAATAATGGTGGAGATCAACTTGTGATAAAATCATCAATTGCAATAGACTCCGTCGAGTATGATGATGGCTGGCATAGCAGTTCTTCCAATCGTGATGGTGGTTGGTCTTTGGAACTTATTGACCCTAATAATTTATGTGGAGGAGCCGCTAATTGGTCTTCATCTACCGATATAAAAGGAGGCACACCGGGAGCGCAAAATTCTATAAAAAGTGACAAGCCAGATTTGATGGGGCCAGAACTTCTGGAGGTATTCGCAGTATCTGAAGATAGTGTGCTCATTCGCTTCAATGAAGTGTTGGATGCTTCTACTATACAGGCTAATGACTTTATTATTTCTCCTTCTGTGAATGTTATCGGAGTTGAACTAAGTGATGATCTGCAATCAGCGTGGTTATCCTTGAGTGAAGGATTAAAGGCTCGGCAGGCCTATCAATTAGATGTGGTCAATATTACTGATTGTAACGGAAATAAGATTCACCTGTCTAGTAAAGCTGAATTTTATCTGATAGAGAAGCCTGAAAATGGAGAGCTCGTAATTAATGAAGTTCTCTTTAACCCCCGAACTGGAGGGGTTGATTTTGTAGAATTGTATAATGACTCCGAAAAATATATTAATCTGAAAGATTGGAAATTGAGTAATGGAAGCTCTTATAGTGTTATTTCTACCAACTATTTAGTGATTGCACCTCATGAATTTATTGTGTTCACCGATGATCCAGTCATTTTGCATGAGCAATATCCATTAGGTAACATTGAAAGGTTCTTTGAGGCTGATCTTCCTTCTTTTCCAAACGATCAGGGAACTGTAGAAATTCAGGCAGCCGATAGCCTGATAAATGAGTCTTTTGATTATGATGAAGACCTACATTTTGAATTGCTGAAATCAGTGGAGGGTGTTTCTCTGGAGCGTATTTCAATTACGGCTTCCGCTAATGATGCAAATAACTGGAAATCAGCGGCCTCATCTGTTGGATATGCAACTCCAGGCTATAAAAATTCTCAACTCTTAGAGCCCGGCCAGCTTTCCATGGGTAGTATCGATATTAGCCCAAGAATAATTATTCCTGATGGTTCTGGCCAAGCGGACTACACTACAATCAGCTATAGTTTTGATAAGCCGGGTTATGTTTCAAATGTTGAAGTGTTTGATTCAAATGGAAGATCAATTAAAATGCTTGCCGCTAATGATTACTTGGCTGCTGAAGGGTTCTATGTGTGGGATGGAGTTACCGATGAAGGGCACAAAGCAAGAGTAGGGTACTATATTATATATTTTCAGGTATTTGATGATTTAGGAAACGAGCGTATTTATAAAGAACGGCTGGCGGTGGGAACGACTTATTAAGATTTAGCAAGAAAATTTTTAACTAATCAGGAAAATGAATCAGAAATCGATTGCAAACCTCCTATAATTAATTTTTTTTGATTAAATTGTAAGACTAATTAACTCGTGCTATAGTTATGAACTGCGTAATTGACAACTCTATTCTTTATCATTTGCGACAAGGTCGTAAAATGGATGTAATTCGAAGGTA
This genomic interval carries:
- a CDS encoding LytR/AlgR family response regulator transcription factor, coding for MKAIVVDDSRLARNELKRLLKEFDHINVIGEAANAMEAKEKIETDKPDMVFLDIQMPGKNGFELLEELEYVPYVIFTTAYNEYAIKAFEYNALDYLQKPVQKDRLAGAISKVSEKKKSEEQADTEDRMTANDQVFVKDGDNCWFVQLANVRMLEVDGNYTKLYFDDQKPMIPRTLNYLESRLDPKTFFRANRQQIINLKWVERIEPWFSGSIKIYMKGGEEVDVSRRQTQRFKELMSF
- the mfd gene encoding transcription-repair coupling factor; amino-acid sequence: MAEVIKPNEDNCVQLKGLRGSLDAILVASLYQINHQNHLVVLHDKEEAAYFHNDLQNLLSGKEILFFPTSYKRPYEFEETENANVLMRAEILNRVNHKASTGEIIVTYPEALTEKVINKKSLLKNTFSAKVGEEVDIEFLSELLLTYDFEKTDFVYEAGQFSVRGGIIDIFSYAQDLPYRLELFGNEIDSIRTFDPSSQLSVETVKEINLIPNVQTKLISEERQGFIDFLPRNTKIWFKDHQQTLDVIDAYFEKAKGSFDQILQESGDTQIVLKPEDLFETAKSFVAQTTELSKIEFGNRFYFKAGETYSFEAEPQPSFNKDFKLLAQNLSDNQDQGYTTLIASDSQQQLNRLQSIFEEIDHNSDFQGLNISLREGFIDSTLKIACYTDHQLFERFHRYKTKDRQSKSKALTLKELRTLQPGDFVTHIDYGIGKFAGLEKREVNGKEQEAIRLIYRDDDLLYVSIHSIHKISKYTGKEGTPPAISKLGSPEWENKKKKVKKQVADIAKDLIELYAKRKKAPGYAFTKDSFLQAELESSFIYEDTPDQAKATEDVKEDMQKQHPMDRLVCGDVGFGKTEVAIRAAFKAVTDSKQVAVLVPTTILAMQHYNTFRARLENFPVKVEYINRFKSTKEIKDTLKRVKEGTTDILVGTHRIASKDVQFKDLGLMIIDEEQKFGVKVKERLKEMRVNVDALTLTATPIPRTLHFSLMGARDLSIISTPPPNRQPVTTELHTFNEEVVRDAISFELRRGGQAFFVHNRVGDIEEVANIILRLVPDSRVGIAHGQMDGPVLEKAMMKFIEGEYDVLVSTNIIESGLDIPNANTIIINRAHMFGLSDLHQMRGRVGRSNKKAFCYLLTPPTIALSSDARKRLSTLEEFSDLGDGFKVAMRDLDIRGAGNLLGAEQSGFISDLGFDMYHKILDEAVQELKETEFKDLFVKELSEAAKVLVQDCNIETDLEVVIPDEYVSNISERLSLYSQLDNIKTEEELQAFTESIKDRFGPLPESVKELIETVRLRWLAEQLGFEKLTLKGEKMKGYFVSSDKEEYFKSETFGRILAYVQTNAKTCRLKEVKDKLILTIQNVLTVNQAIEILSGITGKK
- a CDS encoding DinB family protein, which gives rise to MDQETLINKLTQDNLNLQSFAAGLHTLSSNELEAKSSGGWSVLDCLHHMNISMEVYLEQIEPKLIPPLDKKKSNFKTSWIAAYFAKGMEPTTDGQLKNKMKTFKKLDPILNEVKSDVLKQFEQNIKRTLQIIQQIEQKNLRAFKVKTALGPILKFYLGDSIWFYTAHNLRHMHQIQNIIHEHHQ
- a CDS encoding Crp/Fnr family transcriptional regulator codes for the protein MPSKDRNSFGLSQLHKYVKLLSDMPDDDWLEFSQYWKSYDLKKGEYLIEEGSIEKFFYYVVKGVLRGFYLIDGEETCVGFTYDDDYSGAYDSFLSQTPSEWSLQALTECSLLRISYSDLTMMFDRFKSVERWGRKFNEKILIGMAKRQLEVRSYTAEEKFERLRTQSPHIFQLVPQKYLASYLGMTPETLSRLRKKCR
- a CDS encoding class I SAM-dependent methyltransferase, which encodes MIDLLLQTEVQQFIKDHENHDPFSLSLKFKEVCGVPVKLVAEQIASRKRAKSKLPDWHQADNIVFPPQISMEQCSSQATALYKAQLVEGHRMYDLTGGYGIDCYYLSKRFEKAVYVERQMHLCEIAAHNFHALGSDNISVCNEESIPLLKSIENTDLVYIDPARRDENSQKVVLLEDCEPDVTLVIDQLKGKTKEILIKTSPMLDIHLALKSLDYVKAVHIVSVNNECKEVLYHIDFDHSGVAKTHTVNLHGNSEQTFSFHHSEEVNCQANYGELQGYLYEPNSSVMKAGAFNMLTHAFPVKKMHPNTHLYTSNELVDDFPGRKFKVKSTVPYNKKKILSALGSKKANITTRNFPEEVKSIRKKTGLQEGGDLYLFAFTDLNNQKVIAITEKA
- a CDS encoding aspartate-semialdehyde dehydrogenase, whose protein sequence is MKLAVVGATGLVGQEVLKVIDERNFQFDQLFLVASPRSVGKEYTFKGKTYKVIGMEDAIANKPDVAIFSAGGGTSLEWAPKFAEAGCIVVDNSSAWRMSPDHKLIVPEINAEALRIDDRIIANPNCSTIQMVLALAPLHKKYKIKRVVVSTYQSVTGTGKDAVDQLMGERSGNETAKVYPHKIDMNVLPHIDVFQENGYTKEEMKMVNETKKILDDQSIAVTATAVRLPVMGGHSESVNVEFHKDFDIKEVYELLSKTPGIVIEDDVANNVYPMPLNAHGKDEVFVGRLRRDESQPNTLNMWVVADNLRKGAATNAVQIAEFLAANNLVY
- a CDS encoding lamin tail domain-containing protein, producing MNRFIWHLFLSANIILSFIINLNPCCAQVYDDFSDSDFLNNPSWQGSDNLWQVANGILQSNSDGAATYYLSTGNQLAEDVEFEFLINLKFATSGANYVDVFLLSDSSNLLQTKNGYCLRLGGTNDAVSLFKLLNGASSILIEADGVISSSSDNPFQIKVIRDTGLWTLMLDKGYTGVYDSIGSIADSDINTTSSFGFLIKQSTASAPKHNHFFDNVIVQEIGADRIPPSIVNVDFIAMNKVSIEFSEEVLQSTAEEVANYKIDDALPSRAELEDSGLKVELTFDHPFVEGTLYQMSVENIEDLLSNKLVPFHDELTFYLAQEADFKDLIINEIMADYEPSVGLPTSEFVELYNRSEKTIHLDNWSLSDASSSGVISESYLLAGEYVILCPEGFELEYSDYGQVATVDPWPSLNNGGDQLVIKSSIAIDSVEYDDGWHSSSSNRDGGWSLELIDPNNLCGGAANWSSSTDIKGGTPGAQNSIKSDKPDLMGPELLEVFAVSEDSVLIRFNEVLDASTIQANDFIISPSVNVIGVELSDDLQSAWLSLSEGLKARQAYQLDVVNITDCNGNKIHLSSKAEFYLIEKPENGELVINEVLFNPRTGGVDFVELYNDSEKYINLKDWKLSNGSSYSVISTNYLVIAPHEFIVFTDDPVILHEQYPLGNIERFFEADLPSFPNDQGTVEIQAADSLINESFDYDEDLHFELLKSVEGVSLERISITASANDANNWKSAASSVGYATPGYKNSQLLEPGQLSMGSIDISPRIIIPDGSGQADYTTISYSFDKPGYVSNVEVFDSNGRSIKMLAANDYLAAEGFYVWDGVTDEGHKARVGYYIIYFQVFDDLGNERIYKERLAVGTTY